Part of the Hydrogenoanaerobacterium saccharovorans genome, TTCAAATCAATAGTGCCGTCTTTTTGAGGGAGTATTGATTCGTTGTTTTTAGTAGCAGACATGTTCAAACCTCCTTTTTCCATACTTAATAGTATTATTTACCAAAATATTTTACATAATCATAGAAATTCAAATATTTTACAATAAATTAAAAAAGGACTGATGCAGTACTACTGCATCAGTCTTTAATGGATTGCATTTTAAGGGTTAAATCTTAATGTTTAAGGCTTTTTGCATAAACACCAATTTTTTTATCTTGCGTAGAAATGTGCTGAACCAGCCAATCAACTACCATTTGGTTCGCATTGATAATCACGACGATGTTACCGCCGGATTGCTCATAGTCTTTCTTCAATTTATCCAATTTTGCGATAAAATCGGTATGTAATTTTTTTTGTACTTGATATTCGGGATAGTTAATTTGCTGCATGTATTTTTCTTCGTCACGAAAATGCAATTTTGTATAATCGTCTAAAAATGCAAGCATTTGAGAAATAAAATCGCGCGCCTTACCGCTTTTACCGGCCTCAAACAGTTGATTTGCTTTTTCAAACCATATGATATGCTGCTTGTCAATTGCTTCTACACCAACCGATAAATCCGGCGTCCAACCTGTTGCCATAAAGATAGCCACCTTTTTAAAATAATTTGTTAAGTCCATTATATGCCGATTTAGTATAGAATGCAATGCTTTGGATAGAGATACTTTTACAAAAAACGACAAGGTACAAAAAACGGAATGAATCCAGAGTTTTTGTGCATATACTGGATTTTGAAACCTGAGTGGCTGAGTGGCATAAGTTATAGGATGGAGGTGATAAGCGTGGATTTAAGAAATAATCAAATAACCATTGGAGAGCTTCTTTTAAACCCCAAGGCAAAAATGATTGCAAGAAGAGAATTTTTAGCGTTGATGAACCCATTCATGCTGAGTATGGCCAAAAACATGACGTTGGAGCAGGCGCTGAAATATGCCGAAAAAGAAATACCACAAAATAAAATTAACAGAATCATTGCAGAATTAAAAGCAATTTAAATTTGCAATTTATTCCGGCAAAACATTAATGTAATTTGCAGCCTGAAATGCCGCAACCGCCCCATCTGCTGCTGCGGTAATAATCTGCCGCAGCAGTTTTGTTCGGCTGTCGCCCGCGACGAAAACACCAAGCACACCGGTAGTGCAGCTTTCGTCAGCCACAATGTACCCTTTTTCATCCAGCGTAAGGCAGGAGAATATTTGGTTATCGGGTATTAAGCCGATTGCAATAAATACTGCTTCCACCAATAGTTCAGCGTATTTTCCTGTAGCCGAATCGTGCACAGTTACAGAAGACACTTTGTTGTCTCCGCTGATTTTGTGAACCGTGGTTTTATATAAAATGGTGATATTTGGCCGTTTCAATACGGCATCAATCATCACTTTTTCACCTCGAAAAGCATCGCTGCGGTGGATGATATAGACCTTTTCGCACAAGTTGGATAAAAACAGAGCATCTTCGAGAGCGGTATTTCCGCCCCCCACAACAGCAACGGTTTTACCGCGGAAGAACGCGCCGTCGCATGTAGCGCAATAAGATACCCCCCTGCCGGTGAATTCTTCTTCTCCGGGGCAATCGAGTGTACGGCGTTTTACACCATTTGCAATAATTACAGCTTTTGCCGAATAAGTGTTCTCGGTAGTGGTTACCGTTTTAACAGGTTCGTTAAGATTTACAGAAAGAACCTCTTCAAAGCGGATATCCGCCCCTTGGTTGACTGCTTGCTGGTAGATGTTATTTGCGAGGTCTACTCCCGAAATTTTTTCAATTGAGGGGTAATTCTCAACGTCACTGGTAAGGGCAATTTGCCCCCCATACATATATTTTTCAAATACAAGTACACTTAGCCCTGCCCTTATGGCATAAACGGCAGCAGTCAAACCGGCACATCCTGCACCAACAATAATTACATCTATCATCACAGATACCTCCATATAAAAAATCATAATACTCTAATTATGTCTACATTCAATATACTCATATTTCTGAAAAAAAACAAGAGCATCTTTTAAAATTAAACAGATGCACTTTCTGCCGGTGTAAATAGTTCTACAAAATTCAAATCAAAAAAACGAATGGCAGCAGCTAGCAAAGCAAAAATACTTGCAGTATGATTAAGCCCACTTGAACATGATGATATACAATTACTTTGAGGCTGACTAGCGTTTTGCTTAGACTGATTGTAGAAAAAAGTAAGAGACGTTAAAATAATCAAGCTTGATACCCAACGGATGGGGAACACATCCGGCAGGCACTCGCAGCTTTCTTCAGAAGCTAATTGGCAGAGTAATTGCTGCTTTTGAACGTTAAACTATAAATGGTTAGCAATATTGCGGCAATTAGTATGAATGAATGACATTGAAAAAGATGGATGGTATCAAGCTGTTGCTGTATTGGTTCTGGCAGGCTTATTGAATTTGTCATATTATATCACCGCTTATGTAAATATAATACATACTACACAATTATTGTTAATATGTTACTTTTTAAACAAGAAAATGCGAAAAATAAGCAAAAAGCCAGCATTTTTTATTTGCTGGCTTTTAACTTTAGTAGTTGCGCAGCTTAGCCACATATTCCTGCATCTCCTCAAAAGAGCGCACATCACTGCGTTTTATTTTGTTTTGAATATCCGAAGGCAGCGAATAAAAGTACTCATAACTTGACAAATCTTGATCTAGCAGATCGGACAAGCACAAATGAAAAGATTCTGACATCATATCACCTCAGCTTTGCATCAAATGTTGTGCGCATTGAATCAATTCGCCCAAAGTGGATATCTCTGCGCCTGATTCTGTTATTTGTTTTTGAACGGCAGGGGGCAAAGAATTAAAATATTCGTATAAATCGGGGTTGGCTTTATAAAAATCGGCAGACATTGCATTCACCTTTTTTTCTTCATGTTTTCTGCAAATTCTTCAAGTTCTTCGCGGGTATGGAATTCATCTGCATGCTCGTTAACAGCCTGCTGAATCTCGGCAGGCAGTGATGCAAAATAATCACCTGCACCGATTTGTGCCCAAAGCAAAGGCAACCCAAGCAAAAGATTTGCATTGTAAGAATCGTTCATATCATCACCTCCGTTATTATTGTCTGTCAATTTCGTAAAAACATCGGTGGGAAATGCAGGATATTTAAATAAAAAAGCCGCTTAACTTATAAGCGGCTTTTGTTAATGCTGTACTTATTTATCGCCTGCAAGCAAATTCTCGGCATAGCGGTGCAGTTCATCCTCTGATTGAACATGATCGCTGCGCTGCTGGATCATACCTTGTACATAGTCAGGTAGGGACATAAAATATTCTTTTGCACTTGCACTTTTGCTGAGTAAATCATTTAAACCGCCTTGAGCGAATGTACCGTTATGAAAGCTGTTGTTTTTTGGCATGGTATCACCTCGATATCAGTTTGAATTCATCAAATTTTCTGCGCATTGGCGAAGCTCCTCAACGTTTTGTACATTGGGGTTGCACTGCATAATGTTTTCTTGCACAAAAGGGGGCAGCGAACTAAAATATTGCTGCATGGCTTCATCTTTATACGGATTGATGGGACATGGCATTTTCATCACCTCCATAACTATTGTTTGCTTTTTCAGCAAAAAGATAGTAGGAAAATATTACTAAAAATAATTGTGTGAATTTTGCATTAAAAAAAACCTTTTGCTGCGTTTTGCAGTGTTTTTATAAAAGGGGTGAGTGTAATGTTAGAATTTATTATTCGTTACTGGACAGAAATGCTTTTCAGTGCTGCGCTTTCGTTGCTGGGCATGGCATACAAAAAACTGGCAAAACGTGTGAAAGAGCAAGATGCCATTAAACTGGGTATTAGGGCGCTGCTGCGAGACCGTATTATACAAGTGTATAACCATAGTTATGATTTGGGATATTGCCCTATTTATGCGCTTGAAAATGCAGTGGCAATGTATGAGCAGTACCATGC contains:
- a CDS encoding bacteriohemerythrin; this encodes MATGWTPDLSVGVEAIDKQHIIWFEKANQLFEAGKSGKARDFISQMLAFLDDYTKLHFRDEEKYMQQINYPEYQVQKKLHTDFIAKLDKLKKDYEQSGGNIVVIINANQMVVDWLVQHISTQDKKIGVYAKSLKH
- the trxB gene encoding thioredoxin-disulfide reductase, which codes for MIDVIIVGAGCAGLTAAVYAIRAGLSVLVFEKYMYGGQIALTSDVENYPSIEKISGVDLANNIYQQAVNQGADIRFEEVLSVNLNEPVKTVTTTENTYSAKAVIIANGVKRRTLDCPGEEEFTGRGVSYCATCDGAFFRGKTVAVVGGGNTALEDALFLSNLCEKVYIIHRSDAFRGEKVMIDAVLKRPNITILYKTTVHKISGDNKVSSVTVHDSATGKYAELLVEAVFIAIGLIPDNQIFSCLTLDEKGYIVADESCTTGVLGVFVAGDSRTKLLRQIITAAADGAVAAFQAANYINVLPE